CCCCATTTTCGATAAAGGTCAGGGGCTGAGCCGGGGTGCCTTCATCATCAAAGGGGCAGCTAAAGGGACCGGCCTCAGGATCTTGGGAAAAGGTCAGCTGAGCGCCCGTGACCTGATCGCCAATGCGATCGCTCCAGGGAGAAGACCGCTCCAGCACCCGCTTACCGCTCAAGGCATCTTGCACCGTGCTCCAGAGCATATCGGCAGCTTTGGACGTAAAGAGCACTGGCAGCCGCCCTCGAGGAGCCGCCACATTGCGATCGGCCCAATCCAACCGCTGAAGGATTTGCTGGGCCAGCGCATGGGGATCGAGGGCGTTGCGCCGGGTCTGCCCGTCGGCAACGCTAAGAAAGTCGTCTCCTCGCACCCAATCTGCCGACACATAGCCGTCTAACGTGGTGTCGCTATAGCTGCAGTCTAGGCCGAGCGTATTGACGATGCGGGTTCTTTCGACGTCGCATTCTAGCTCCGCCTCGCAAATTACCTCTGGGTAGGCGCTGCGAATTTGATCAATGACTTCTCGGCCTAGCTGCACTAGGTGTTCTACCGGCACCGCCTGTCCCATATCGGGGTAGCGGGTTTGGTTACCAACTGTAAGCTCGATTGTCTCGGGATCGTTAAGCTCGCTGAGCGCCAACGCTTTGGCTACCAGCGCTTGAGGATCGACATCGCCATAGGCCACTGCCAAACCCGGACGACCATCGCGCCACAGCCGCAAAGCTGTCCCTTCTGCTTCGGAGCTTTCTAGCTGCTTAAGTCGGTTCGCCTCAAAAAAGACGGGCCTGGAAACAGATTTTGACTGCAATATTTCAGCCGCCTCTGCTCCAGACTGGAGCGCCAGATCAATTAGCTTCTCTGGCAGCAAGTCGTCAAAATGGTCAGACCCCATAGATATTACTCAGGCGGTAACCCGAATGAACCTTCACCCATCTTCGGGGATCGTGGTCACTCTGGAAAGGTGTCGCTGTTTGAGGTGGGGAAGAATCTAGCAGTGCGGCTGCCAGATCGCCAATTCACGATTAAATAGGAAAGTCCTTTTTGCCGAGACCTGTGCCAGATACTCCTAAGCCCGGTCGGTCCCTCGCTAATATTGCTGGGATCGTTGCTGCGGCTACCTTGATTAGCAAGCTCTTTGGCCTATTTCGCCAGCAGGCCATTGGGGCAGCCTTTGCCATTGGTCCGGTCGCCGATGCCTACAACTTTGCCTACGTGATTCCGGGGTTTTTGCTGGTGCTTTTGGGCGGTATCAATGGCCCCTTTCACAGCGCTATTGTTAGCGTCGTTGCCAAGCGCAAGCGGGAAGATATCGGGCCTCTAGTGGAGTCGATCAGCACTCTGGTAGGGCTGGTTTTGCTGGGGGTGGCGGTGCTGCTGGTTATATTTGCCGCACCGATGATTGACCTAGTGGCGCAGGGATTGGCCCAAAGCACGCCCGAGGCCAGAGAAATTGCCATTCTGCAGCTGCGGATTATGGCTCCGATGGCGCTGTTTGCCGGCCTGATTGGCATTGGCTTTGGCACCCTTAATGCCGATGACCAGTATTGGTTACCCTCGGTCAGCCCTCTGTTTTCGAGTGTGACGGTGCTGATTGGGCTTGGACTTTTGTTTGCTGCTGTGGGGCAGGACATCGTGCGGCCCGAGTATTTTCTGCTGGGGGGAGCGGTGCTTGCGATCGCAACTCTAGCGGGCGCAGTGCTGCAGTGGCTGGTGCAGCTGCCAGCCCTCTGGCGCTCTGGCTTGGGTCGGCTGCGGCTGCGGTTTAACTGGTCTGATCCGGGGGTGCAGGAGGTCTTTAGGATTTTGGGACCGGCCACCTTTTCCTCAGGCATGCTGCAGATCAATGTCTTCACAGATTTGTTTTTTGCCTCGTTTATCCCTGGTACGGCAGCCGCTCTAGGCTACGCCAACCTGCTGGTTCAGACGCCCCTAGGAATTGTTTCCAACGTTATTTTGGTGCCGTTTCTGCCCATTTTTGCGCGGCTGGCAGCGCCAGAAAACTGGCCGGAGCTCAAGAGCCGCATTCGCCAGAGCCTGCTGCTTACGGCCCTGACCATGCTGCCGTTGGGGGCGCTGATTATTACCCTGGCACTGCCCATTGTGCGGCTAGTTTATGAGCGCGGAGCGTTTGACCTAGAGGCCTCACAAATGGTGACCTCGCTGCTGATCACTTACGGTATCGGCATGTTTGTCTATCTAGCGCGGGACGTGCTGGTGCGGGTGTTTTATGCGCTGGGAGACGGCCAAACTCCGTTTCGCGTCAGCCTAGCCAACATCGGGCTGAATGCGGTGCTCGACTTCTGGTTCATCCGCTGGTTTGGCGCGCCTGGTCTAGTGCTGGCAACGGTCGGAGTCAATATCATTTCGGCCTTGGCGATGGTGATTATTCTGGATCGGCGGCTGCAGGGACTGCCATGGCTGGCTTGGGGCCGCCCAATCCTAGCGCTGACGTTGGCCAGCGGAGCAGCGGGCACCGCCGCTTGGGGAACTCGCCTAGGGCTTGAGAACTGGTGGGGGATGGAAGGATTTTGGATTCAGCTGCTGGTGCTTGCGATCGCAAGTACCGTTGGCCTCATGCTATTTACGCTGCTTGCCATGCTGCTGCCTATTCCTGAAACGGGGTTACTGGTGGCACGGCTGCGGCAGCGCTTCCGACGTCGCTAACGTAGGCCGACCTTTAACAAAGCTTGCAACAGTTGGCGTCACTTTCGAGATCTCCGTGTATCCTTACACACAGCCGATTTAGCCTCGCTGGGGTGCCCCCAATGAACACGCTACCGAAGACCTCTTTATTGCTGCTTGCCCTGCTGACCTCGCTGGTCATGCCTCTGGTAGAGTTCCGACGAGAAAGCGGGCATACCCAGGCCCAAGAGTTTCTGGCTCAGGAATTGATTGAGCCTGTGCCTACCTTTACTCCGCCCGCTAGCATTGCCGCCGGGACTACCTTGACCATTGACGGGTCACCCAGTATGCGGGCAATCAATCAGGCGTTAGAGCAGGGATTTGAGAGCCGCTATCCGGGCTCGCAAGTGACCTCGGGCAGCAGCAGCACAGAGGCGGGGCTACAGGCTCTGCTCCAGGGCAACCTCGACCTAGCTGCAGTCGCTCGCCCCCTCAGTGATGCTGAAATCGCCCAAGGGCTAACTCAAGTGCCCATCAGCCGGGAAAAAATCGCCATTATTGTGGGGCGCGACAATCCCTTTCAAGGAGATCTCACCTTTAACGACTTTGCGCGGATTTTTCGAGGAGAGATTACCAACTGGGCTCAAGTTGGTGGCCCTAACCTGCCGCTGCGCTTTGTTGATCGCCCCGCTACCAGCGATACCCGGCAAGCCCTAGGCGGCTATGAAATTTTTCAGGCTGCGCCGTTTGAAACGGGAGCCAATGCGGTTCAAGTTGACACAGATGATACGGCTGACGTAGTTCAGACGCTCGGCAACGATGGTGTGGGCTATGCGATCGCATCTCAGGTATTAAACCAGGAAAACGTTCGGGTCTTGACTCTAAATAGCACCCTCCCCGACGACCCTCGCTATCCCTACTCCCAACCCCGAGGCTACGTTTACCGGGGCGAGCCCAGTCTGGCCGTAGAAGCCTTTTTGGGCTTTGCTACCAACCCAGAGGGCCAGCAAGCCGTTGCCGTTGCCAAAGCAGACGAAGCCGCGACAGTAGCCACCGCCGATCTGCTGCCTGGGCAACTGGCCGTAAGCCCCGATGGCGAATTAATCGTGCGAGGCACTCAAGATGGCCGCCTGGAGTGGTACGACAGCCAAGGCAAGGCTTTGGGGATCACCGTGCCCGCCCACACCAACCTAGTCACCGGGCTGGCCTTCGCCCCCGACGGGCAAACCCTGGTTTCTAGCAGCGCTGATGGCACCATCCGCCGCTGGGATCGAGAGGGTAACCCGGTGGGGCAGCCCCTACAGGGCAGTGGTAGCCCGATAACCGCCCTCGCAATCAGCCCCGACGGGCAGCAAATCGCCAGCGGCAGCAACAATGGCAGCGTTCAAAGGTGGTCAGCTGATGGCACACCGGGCAGTCCTATTGCAGCCCACCAGGGCAGCGTACGGGCTGTGGCCTTTAGCCCTGATGGCCAAACCCTGATTACTGGCGGTACCGATGCTGCTATCCGACGGTGGAACCCCGATGGCACCGCCGCTGGGGAAGCCGTTGAGGCCCATCTAGGGGGCGTCAACGCTTTGGCTAGCAGCCCAGACGGCCAGTTTTTGGTCAGCGGCGGCGCAGATGGCACCCTGCAATTTTGGGATGCTGCCGGAACACCTCAAGGTGAGCGGGTAGCTGCCCATGAAGAGGCTGTCACAGCCATCGCGATTAGCCCCGACAGCCAAACAACCGCCAGTGTCGGTCAAGACAACGTTTTACGGCTGTGGGACCCCAACGGCAATCCTCGAGCCACGCCCGAGGGTTCTCTCCCTAGCTCAGTTAGCGATTTGGCCTATACTCCCGAGGGCAATCTGGTGACCAGTCTGGCTGAGGGCGACCTGCAGCTGCGCGATCCGCAGGGACGGCTGCGAGGGGATGAACTGCCTGCGCTGCCCAGCAACTCCAATTTGCCGCCTGGAATCAACAATGCCTTGCAAGGTTTACCCCGCTCAGTCTGGTGGATTATTCCGGCAATTCCGATTCTGCTCATTTTAGTCGGCCTGCTGTGGAGCATCTTTGGCAGACGGCGATCTCCAGAAGACCCGGAGGAGACTGAACTAGAGGAACTAGAAGACGTTAATGCCCAGCTAGTCAGTGTTCCAGTCGAAAATGTTCCAGCCGAGGATGCTCCAATCGGAACTGTTCCAGTCGAAGATGTCTCAGCCAGAGTTGACGACATTACTCCTGGAGTACCCGATAACGGCTACCTAACCTCCCCTGAAATACCGCCCGATTCGGCTTGGGTAGGAGTTCCTGGAGCAATGGTCAAAGACCAACCCTTTAGGGCCACTGCAGATCCCTCTCTGGGGGAAAAACTGAGTCAGGCTAGGGCAGATTTGGCAGAGGGCAACCGGCTAGCCAGCACAGGTCACTATGACGATGCTCTCAACCATTTCAATAGCGCAATTGAGGCGGCTGAGGTGGAGCGCATGAAAGCGATCGCAGCCGGCACCAGTCTGGCTGGAGTCGCCCTGGTTATGGCCCAAGCCACTGCTAGCCAAGGTAACGTCTTGGCACTGTTAGGCCGTTCTGATCGGGCTCTAGAGAGCTTTAACCAGGCTCTAGAAATAGATGCCGACGCTATAGAAGCTTGGGTGGGCAAAGGTCGCCTGCTGGCAAATATGGGGCAGCTAGACGAAGCATTATTTTGTTTTGACAAGGCCCTAGAACTCGATCCGAGCTCTGGTCCAGCCTGGGCTGGCAAAGGGCGCACCCTTATTCAAATGGGAGAGCAGCAGGAAGGACAGACCTATCTCAGCCGAGCAGCCGAATTGGGCGGCGACGGTGACCCTGTCCCCGCTGAATCTGGTCTGCTAGAGCCTAGAAATCCTAGCGACCTAGCAGGCGATCTGCTCACAGACAACATTTCAGATGAATCTACTCTGCAATCACTAGTTGACCCTGCACCCGCATCCTTGCCCGGCCCAATTCAGGCGTCTACGGGCTTGCCCCAGGCAGACGTACCCGCCGAGCTAGAGCAGGACGTTGCCGATTTACCCAGTGCCAAAACCCTGAAACAACCGGCAGCCCCGCTGGCAGATTTAGAAGTGCCAGCGGCCATGCAGGCTGTGGTAGCCGCCCTCCCCGATGAGCCTGAACTGCCTGAACACGCCTTCATCACGGCAGACCAAATCACCAATCCGGATGAATGGGAGCAGCCCATTGCCCCCGTTATTTTGGAAGCGCCACCACTGACGCCAGAACAGTCACTCACTCCCACAGAGCTAGCTGCCCCCCCAGCAACGCTGGTGATAGACGAAGTTTCTCTGCCTGATCCAGAGGATTTACAAGAGATGGCAGAGGCTCTCAGGGCCACGATTGATCTCTCTACCATCACGACTCAGACCCGCCAGTCAGGAGACATGGCCCCAGAGAACCCGACTGCGGACATAACCCCAAACCCGCCTAGAGCAGAACGGCCCACAGGTCGGGTGAGTTTGGTCGAGTACCTCCAGCCTAATGGTCCAGAACCTCCAAGCGGTGCTTTAAGTTCAGGCAGTACACTGGTCCCGGCTGAAGTGGCAGAGCCTGAGGCTTTAGAGACTGAGGCTGAAGTTGTAGAGCCTGAGGTCGCAGAGCCTGAAGCTGTAGGGCCTGAAGTTTTAGAACCTGAGGTCGCAGAAGTTGTAGAGCCTGAGGTTATGGAGCCTGAAGCTGTAGGGCCTGACGCTAACCCTGCTCCGGTAGATAGTTTCTCTGGTTCAGGCAATGTATCTATGCTGGATGAGCCTTTAGAGGCCGAACCTGAGCCGGATCTGGCAGGTGATACCTCCTATCTCTCAGCCACCAATAGCTCAACGACATCCATTCCCGCTGAAGCCCCCCGTGCAGTGAATTCCGCCGAACCTGAGCCAGAACTGGTCGAGAGCAGACCCGACAATCCTGACGAAGGCAATGAGTTTGCTGACCTGCCCCCAGAGGTGCTGGCAGCGCTGCGCGGCATTCCTGCTGATTCCCCTGATTATCTCGATGTGCCCAGCGAAGTGGGAGGCGGGACAGTGAAACCGCCAGCGGTTCCGGCGAATCCCCGCTTGGCCCAGTTGTTACCAGATAATCTTACCGACCTGCCGACCAGCTGGATGACCCTCGCTCAAGAGACAGGCGGTGAACGCCTTTACACAGTCTGGGAAATTTCTGATTTGGAGCGAACTGCAGCCAAGCAAGAGGGTGGGGAAACTCTCATGATTCGCCTATACGACGTTACAGGGCAGCCTGCGGCAGGGAGCTTGCCTGCGCCTATTGATCAGCAAGCGTGTTACGAACTGGCTAAAGACTGGTATCTAGCGCTGCCTGAAGGCGAAAATGTCGAGGCCCAATCAACCCGCACCTATCTAGCTGAGGTTGGCTACCAAACCAATACCGGAGAGTGGTTAAGCCTAGCGCGCTCTAATTCAGTGACCATCGGCCTTGGCTAAGCGCTGCTGCCCACAGCCACCATAGCCGCCCTGTATAGTGGTTAGAAGTTAAGTGGGAAAGCCCATGACAGCACCGCTGAAAACCTGGCTCCAAGCCTGTCCTAACCTATTTGCGATCGCAGCTGCAGCTCTGCACCGAATTAACCGGCCCTGGCAGCGAGGAACGGCGCTGGTCCTGGCAGGGGTATTTGCGATCGCACTGAGCAGCTGTGACCCTTCCCAGTTTCAGAGAGCCGATGCCGCTTCCACTCCTCGGCTAGTGCTGAGCTCCCTGGGCGATCCCAAAACCTTTAACCCCGTTCTCAACGACGAAGCCAACCACGTTTTTGGCTACACCTTTGAGGGCCTGACCACCGGCGATGGCATTACCGGCGAAGTTATTCCCGCCCAAGCCGAGTCGTGGGAGATCTCTGAAGACGGCAAAACTATCGTCTTCACAATGCGAGAAGGGCTGCAGTGGTCAGACGGAGAGCCATTAACCGTTGACGATGTGCTCTTCACCTACAACGAAGTCATCTTCAATGAGGCTATTCCCACCAGCAGTCGTGATGTGATGCGTATCGGTGAGCAAGGGCTTCTGCCCACCGTCAGTAAGCTAGACGACCGGCGTGTGCAGTTTGTCCTGCCCGAGCCCTTTGCCCCTTTCCTACGCACCACCAGCATGGAGATCCTGCCCGCCCACGTGCTGCGGCCTAGTGTGCAAGAAAAAGACAGTAACGGCAACCTACGATTTCTCTCCACCTGGGCCTCCGACACTCCGCCTAGCCAGCTCGTGGTCAATGGCCCCTACCGGATCAAGCGCTACACCCCTAGCGAGCGAGTCGAGTTTGAGCGCAACCCCCACTACTGGCGTAAAGATGAACAGGGCAACCCGCAGCCCTACATTCAAGAACTGGTTTGGCAGGTGATTGAATCTACCGACAACCAGCTGCTGCAGTTTCGCTCAGGCGGGTTGGACCTGATGAGCATTTCTCCCGATTTCTACGCGCTGCTGCGGCGAGAGACAGAGCGGGGCGACTTTAGTATTTACAACGGTGGTCCAGCCCTAGGAACCACCTTCATGACCTTCAACCTAAACAAAGCCAGCCGCAACGGCAAACCCCTCATAGACCCGATTAAGTCCCGCTGGTTCAACACCCTAGAGTTTCGTCAGGCGGTCTCCTACGCAGTCGATCGCCAAACAATGCTCAACAATATTTTCCAAGGCTTAGGAGAACCCCAAACCTCCCCCATCTCCAAACAGAGTCCCTACTATGCCGCACCAGAAGAAGGCATTCCGACCTACGACTACAATCCTGACAAGGCCCGCGAACTGCTGCTCTCAGCCGGATTTCAGTACAGCGGTCGAGGTGAACTGCTCGATGCCGACGGCAACCGGGTGCGGTTTACGCTAATCACCAACTCTGGCAACAAGATTCGTGAGGCAATGGGCTCGCAGATCCGGCAAGATCTGTCCAAAATTGGTATTCAAGTTGATTTTCAACCAATTGCTTTTAGCGTTTTGGTAGACCGTCTGTCCGACAGCCTTGAGTGGGATGCCCACATCCTAAGTCTGACCGGAGGGTTAGAACCTAACAGTGGAGCCAATGTCTGGCTAGTTAACGGCACCCTCCACGCCTTCAACCAAAATGCGGTCTCTGGGCAGGAACCCCTGGAAGGCTGGGAAGTTGCTGACTGGGAACAGCGCATTTCAGATCTTTACATTCAAGCCGCCCAAACCGTCGATGAAGATGAGCGTCGGGCACTTTACCGGGAAACCCAGGAAATTACCCAGACCTACCTGCCCTTCATCTACTTAATTAACCCGCTTTCCCTCGCGGCTGTTCGTAACAAGGTGGAAGGCGTACAGCACACGGCCATCGGCGGCTCTCTCTGGAATCTTCATGAACTCAGGCTGCAGGAATAAAGTAGTTCCTAGGCGGAGAAGCCCTCTGGATTGAGCTATTGCTGCCATAGTCAGCCTGAAGAATCTTGGCTGGCAGAGTTTTTGAGCGCTGTGCTGATGGAGGCAACTCTAGCCAGAGGCTCTTGATTGACAGACCCTAGCGGCGGCATTTTATGCCAGCACGACCTTCCACAGACACTGATCAAGATTGAATCGCTTCCTAGCTTTATTCAATGCTTGTCCTTCTTCAGCAGACAGGTGGCAACGTTCAGCCTGTTCTGTTTACGGAGGCCGCAGGCGCATCAAAAGTATCTAGGTACTGACGGCATTTATATGCGTCAACCTTTAGCGACACCAGAAAAGCAGATTAATTCTTTTAATAGCTGGCATTTTAGATCTTAATTAGTCTTCCTTAGAGGGAGCGTTCTTATTTTTATTCTGAAAAATTATTTTAAATAATCAGATACAATTCCATGAGTGAGCGATTCTCAAGTTTGTAAATTTTGTTTACAAACTTATCGATTGTTTATTTCAATTTGTGTCTCCTAACGGCTCAAATCCCTACCAGGCAAGGATTTTTGATACAAACGTTTGGTAGGCTTGTTGTTGAACCACAGGCTAAAAAACATTTCCTTATACCTTGGAAGTTGTTTTGTAAAGCCTCTGATCTCTCTAAGTTCAAAATTTTTGGAGTTTTATCTCCCTCACCTCTAAGGATCAAATTCAAGGGTTAAATTGAGCCTGCGACGACATCCGTAAATGCATAGAATGAACTTTTTTACAAGCGGCTGGCCATCGTTTCTGAGCAGTCCTCCTGGAGTTCATTTTGATGACAGCTTTGGCCCCTGGCTTCAGTTACTAGGCTGATAGATTAGGTGCTGGTTTTAACGAACTTTTCGGCAACTTGAGATTAACGCAAGGAGTTTTACTGCATGTTCACCCACGTCAAGCCCACTATTCGACACATCGCCCCAGAGAGTGTAGATGGGCGTTCCTTGGTCAAAGTGGTCTATGTCGTGCTGGAGCCCCAGTACCAAAGCTCTCTCTCAGCTGCGGTTCGGGCTATCAACGCCAACAATCCCCAGATAGCTGTAGAAGTCAGCGGCTATCTCATTGAAGAACTGCGAGATGCCGAAAACTTTGAAGCCTTCCAGCGAGATGTCGCCAAGGCCAATATTTTTATCGCCTCTCTGATCTTCATTGAAGATCTAGCTGACAAAGTGGTGACTGCTGTGCAGCCTCACCGCGACCATCTGGATGTGGCGGTGGTCTTTCCCTCCATGCCTCAGGTCATGCGCCTCAACAAGATGGGCAGCTTCTCAATGGCGCAGCTGGGCCAGTCTAAGAGCGTGATCGCCAACTTCATGAAGAAGCGCAAGGAGAACTCCGGCAGCGGCTTCCAAGACGCCATGCTGAAACTCCTGCGGACGCTGCCTAGCGTACTCAAGTACCTGCCGATGGAGAAGGCCCAGGATGCCCGCAACTTCATGCTCAGCTTCCAATATTGGCTGGGCGGCTCCTCGGAGAACCTAGAAAACTTCCTGCTGATGCTGGCCGACCGCTACGTTTTGAAAAAGGGCGATGGAGCTGAGGCCAATACAGCACTGGCCCTACAATATCGGGATCCCGAAACCTTCCCTGATATGGGTATCTGGCATCCCCTTGCACCCGCCATGTTTGAGGATGTCAAGGAATACCTGAACTGGCACAACTCTCGCCGCGACGTTGCCGACGATCTCAAGGATCCGCTGGCTCCTTGCGTGGGTCTAGTATTACAGCGCACTCACCTAGTGACGGGCGACGATGCTCACTATGTGGCCATGGTGCAGGAGCTAGAGTACCTGGGCGCGCGAGTTATTCCCGTCTTCTCTGGGGGCTTAGATTTCTCCAAACCAGTAGAGGCCTTTTTCTTCGACCCAGTCGATACCAGCAAGGCAATCATTGATGCTGCCGTTTCTCTGACTGGCTTCGCGCTAGTCGGAGGCCCAGCCCGCCAAGATCACCCTAAAGCGATTGAGACGCTGAAAAAACTCAATCGCCCCTACATGGTGGCCCTGCCCCTAGTCTTTCAGACCACTGAAGAGTGGGAAGACAGCGACCTGGGTCTGCACCCGATTCAGGTGGCGCTGCAAATGGCAATCCCCGAACTCGATGGCGCAATTGAACCCATCGTGCTCTCCGGCCGTGACGGCATTACCGGGCGGGCCATCTCCCTCCAGGACCGGATTGAGGTGATTTCCCAACGGGCCATGAAGTGGGCCAACCTGCGCCGCAAGCCCAAGATCGATAAGAAGCTGGCCATCACTATCTTCAGCTTCCCACCAGACAAAGGCAACGTGGGCACGGCTGCCTACCTCGACGTGTTTGGCTCCATCTACAAAGTGCTGGAGGCTATGAAGCACAATGGCTACGACGTGCAAGACCTGCCAGAGTCTGCCGAAGCCCTGATGCTTGAGGTGATTCACGATGCCCAAGCCCAGTACAACAGCCCCGAACTCAACGTTGCTTATAAAATGCCTGTCCGGGAATACCAGGCCCTAACCCCTTACGCCGAGCGGCTAGAGGAAAACTGGGGTCCCCCGCCGGGCAACCTCAATACCGACGGCGAGAACATGCTGGTATACGGCAAGGCATTTGGCAATGTCTTTATCGGTGTGCAGCCTACCTTTGGCTACGAGGGCGACCCGATGCGGCTGTTGTTCTCCCGCTCAGCCAGCCCTCACCACGGCTTTGCCGCCTACTACACGTTCATAGACAAAATCTGGGGCGCAGATGCGGTGCTGCACTTTGGCACCCACGGCTCGCTAGAGTTTATGCCCGGTAAGCAGATGGGCATGTCGGGCAGTTGCTACCCCGACAACCTGATCGGCACCACGCCTAACCTCTATTACTACGCAGCCAATAACCCATCAGAGGCAACTATTGCCAAGCGCCGGGCCTATGCCGAGACCATCAGCTACCTCACTCCCCCAGCGGAAAATGCCGGTCTCTACAAGGGCTTAAAGGAACTGAGCGAGCTGATCGGCTCTTATCAGTCTCAAAAGGACAGCGGTCGGGCAATCCAGATTGTCAACGCTGTGATCGAGACGGCGCGGCAGTGCAACCTTGACAAAGACATTCAGGAGCTAGCCGGAGAGCCAGGTTCCCTCGATGCAGCCACGCTATCGGCTGAGGAGCGCGATGGGCTAGTCGGCAAAATCTACATCAAGCTGATGGAGATCGAGTCACGCCTGCTGCCCTGTGGCCTGCACGTGATCGGCAAGCCGCCCAGTGCTGAAGAAGCGATCGCAACTCTAGTCAACATTGCCGGACTCGATCGCGAAGAAGAAGGCATCAAGAGTCTGCAGCGGATCATTGCTGAAAGCCTAGGCCGCGACATCGACGAGATCTACGCCAATAGCGATCGCGGTGTACTGACTGACGTGCAGCTGCTCTACGACATTACCCAGGGGGTGCGCTCAGCGGTCAGCGCCTTGGTGCATGAGCAGATCGACGCCGAAGGTCGCGTCTCGATGGTGTCTCGCCTCAACTTCTTCAACATTGGCCGCAAAGAGCCCTGGATCAAAGCCCTCCATGAGGCAGGCTATACCAA
This genomic interval from Pseudanabaena sp. FACHB-2040 contains the following:
- a CDS encoding ABC transporter substrate-binding protein — translated: MTAPLKTWLQACPNLFAIAAAALHRINRPWQRGTALVLAGVFAIALSSCDPSQFQRADAASTPRLVLSSLGDPKTFNPVLNDEANHVFGYTFEGLTTGDGITGEVIPAQAESWEISEDGKTIVFTMREGLQWSDGEPLTVDDVLFTYNEVIFNEAIPTSSRDVMRIGEQGLLPTVSKLDDRRVQFVLPEPFAPFLRTTSMEILPAHVLRPSVQEKDSNGNLRFLSTWASDTPPSQLVVNGPYRIKRYTPSERVEFERNPHYWRKDEQGNPQPYIQELVWQVIESTDNQLLQFRSGGLDLMSISPDFYALLRRETERGDFSIYNGGPALGTTFMTFNLNKASRNGKPLIDPIKSRWFNTLEFRQAVSYAVDRQTMLNNIFQGLGEPQTSPISKQSPYYAAPEEGIPTYDYNPDKARELLLSAGFQYSGRGELLDADGNRVRFTLITNSGNKIREAMGSQIRQDLSKIGIQVDFQPIAFSVLVDRLSDSLEWDAHILSLTGGLEPNSGANVWLVNGTLHAFNQNAVSGQEPLEGWEVADWEQRISDLYIQAAQTVDEDERRALYRETQEITQTYLPFIYLINPLSLAAVRNKVEGVQHTAIGGSLWNLHELRLQE
- a CDS encoding substrate-binding domain-containing protein — translated: MNTLPKTSLLLLALLTSLVMPLVEFRRESGHTQAQEFLAQELIEPVPTFTPPASIAAGTTLTIDGSPSMRAINQALEQGFESRYPGSQVTSGSSSTEAGLQALLQGNLDLAAVARPLSDAEIAQGLTQVPISREKIAIIVGRDNPFQGDLTFNDFARIFRGEITNWAQVGGPNLPLRFVDRPATSDTRQALGGYEIFQAAPFETGANAVQVDTDDTADVVQTLGNDGVGYAIASQVLNQENVRVLTLNSTLPDDPRYPYSQPRGYVYRGEPSLAVEAFLGFATNPEGQQAVAVAKADEAATVATADLLPGQLAVSPDGELIVRGTQDGRLEWYDSQGKALGITVPAHTNLVTGLAFAPDGQTLVSSSADGTIRRWDREGNPVGQPLQGSGSPITALAISPDGQQIASGSNNGSVQRWSADGTPGSPIAAHQGSVRAVAFSPDGQTLITGGTDAAIRRWNPDGTAAGEAVEAHLGGVNALASSPDGQFLVSGGADGTLQFWDAAGTPQGERVAAHEEAVTAIAISPDSQTTASVGQDNVLRLWDPNGNPRATPEGSLPSSVSDLAYTPEGNLVTSLAEGDLQLRDPQGRLRGDELPALPSNSNLPPGINNALQGLPRSVWWIIPAIPILLILVGLLWSIFGRRRSPEDPEETELEELEDVNAQLVSVPVENVPAEDAPIGTVPVEDVSARVDDITPGVPDNGYLTSPEIPPDSAWVGVPGAMVKDQPFRATADPSLGEKLSQARADLAEGNRLASTGHYDDALNHFNSAIEAAEVERMKAIAAGTSLAGVALVMAQATASQGNVLALLGRSDRALESFNQALEIDADAIEAWVGKGRLLANMGQLDEALFCFDKALELDPSSGPAWAGKGRTLIQMGEQQEGQTYLSRAAELGGDGDPVPAESGLLEPRNPSDLAGDLLTDNISDESTLQSLVDPAPASLPGPIQASTGLPQADVPAELEQDVADLPSAKTLKQPAAPLADLEVPAAMQAVVAALPDEPELPEHAFITADQITNPDEWEQPIAPVILEAPPLTPEQSLTPTELAAPPATLVIDEVSLPDPEDLQEMAEALRATIDLSTITTQTRQSGDMAPENPTADITPNPPRAERPTGRVSLVEYLQPNGPEPPSGALSSGSTLVPAEVAEPEALETEAEVVEPEVAEPEAVGPEVLEPEVAEVVEPEVMEPEAVGPDANPAPVDSFSGSGNVSMLDEPLEAEPEPDLAGDTSYLSATNSSTTSIPAEAPRAVNSAEPEPELVESRPDNPDEGNEFADLPPEVLAALRGIPADSPDYLDVPSEVGGGTVKPPAVPANPRLAQLLPDNLTDLPTSWMTLAQETGGERLYTVWEISDLERTAAKQEGGETLMIRLYDVTGQPAAGSLPAPIDQQACYELAKDWYLALPEGENVEAQSTRTYLAEVGYQTNTGEWLSLARSNSVTIGLG
- a CDS encoding TldD/PmbA family protein — its product is MGSDHFDDLLPEKLIDLALQSGAEAAEILQSKSVSRPVFFEANRLKQLESSEAEGTALRLWRDGRPGLAVAYGDVDPQALVAKALALSELNDPETIELTVGNQTRYPDMGQAVPVEHLVQLGREVIDQIRSAYPEVICEAELECDVERTRIVNTLGLDCSYSDTTLDGYVSADWVRGDDFLSVADGQTRRNALDPHALAQQILQRLDWADRNVAAPRGRLPVLFTSKAADMLWSTVQDALSGKRVLERSSPWSDRIGDQVTGAQLTFSQDPEAGPFSCPFDDEGTPAQPLTFIENGVLRLFYTDRTTGRELGGGSTGNGFRPGLGSYPTPSLFNTLVKPGERDLLDLIASLDRGLLVDQMLGGGAGISGEFSVNVELGYLIRNGEIVGRVKDTMIAGNVYTALSNIVELGGDADWNGSCYTPSVIVGGLSMTGC
- the murJ gene encoding murein biosynthesis integral membrane protein MurJ; translation: MPDTPKPGRSLANIAGIVAAATLISKLFGLFRQQAIGAAFAIGPVADAYNFAYVIPGFLLVLLGGINGPFHSAIVSVVAKRKREDIGPLVESISTLVGLVLLGVAVLLVIFAAPMIDLVAQGLAQSTPEAREIAILQLRIMAPMALFAGLIGIGFGTLNADDQYWLPSVSPLFSSVTVLIGLGLLFAAVGQDIVRPEYFLLGGAVLAIATLAGAVLQWLVQLPALWRSGLGRLRLRFNWSDPGVQEVFRILGPATFSSGMLQINVFTDLFFASFIPGTAAALGYANLLVQTPLGIVSNVILVPFLPIFARLAAPENWPELKSRIRQSLLLTALTMLPLGALIITLALPIVRLVYERGAFDLEASQMVTSLLITYGIGMFVYLARDVLVRVFYALGDGQTPFRVSLANIGLNAVLDFWFIRWFGAPGLVLATVGVNIISALAMVIILDRRLQGLPWLAWGRPILALTLASGAAGTAAWGTRLGLENWWGMEGFWIQLLVLAIASTVGLMLFTLLAMLLPIPETGLLVARLRQRFRRR